The Egibacteraceae bacterium genome includes a region encoding these proteins:
- a CDS encoding DUF6188 family protein, with the protein MAGVATMSGAVTLVEAEDRWVLPLSGRSVDRLCIDFAVTLMFSGGLELRIEQPFVVQRADGSEVLLVPGGDPDRLGSVTMLARQTVVEAEAFKDGHLRISFSDGAILGAPADEGFEAWELVGPAGLRTVSLPGGELAVWRPDGDAAGR; encoded by the coding sequence GTGGCCGGGGTGGCCACAATGAGCGGTGCGGTCACGTTGGTCGAGGCCGAGGATCGGTGGGTGCTGCCGTTGTCGGGCCGCAGCGTTGATCGGTTGTGCATCGACTTCGCGGTGACTCTGATGTTCAGCGGGGGTCTGGAGTTACGGATCGAGCAGCCGTTCGTAGTGCAGCGCGCTGACGGCAGCGAGGTTCTGCTGGTGCCGGGCGGCGATCCTGACCGGCTGGGTTCGGTGACGATGCTGGCGCGGCAAACCGTCGTTGAGGCCGAGGCGTTCAAGGACGGTCACCTGCGGATCTCGTTCTCCGATGGCGCTATCCTGGGCGCGCCTGCCGACGAGGGCTTCGAGGCGTGGGAGCTGGTGGGCCCCGCAGGGCTTCGTACCGTGTCGTTGCCAGGCGGCGAGCTGGCCGTCTGGCGGCCGGACGGCGACGCGGCGGGTCGCTGA
- a CDS encoding DUF6788 family protein — translation MPTARARRARQRLATTIADLLGNDEAFALPGSITERFTRCGKTTCRCKADPPQLHGPYLQWTRTEHGKTVTRLLDPDQAERYRTWIENTRRLRALLRELEHLGVQVAEHEEGWSR, via the coding sequence ATGCCCACCGCCCGCGCCCGCCGCGCCCGACAGCGCCTGGCCACCACCATCGCCGACCTCCTGGGTAACGACGAAGCCTTCGCGCTGCCCGGCAGCATCACCGAACGGTTCACCCGCTGCGGCAAGACCACCTGCCGCTGCAAAGCCGACCCCCCACAGCTGCACGGCCCCTACCTGCAATGGACTCGCACAGAGCACGGCAAGACCGTCACCCGCCTGCTCGACCCCGACCAAGCCGAGCGCTACCGCACCTGGATCGAGAACACCCGCCGCCTCCGCGCCCTTCTCCGCGAACTGGAACACCTCGGCGTCCAGGTCGCCGAGCACGAAGAAGGCTGGTCACGCTAA